The following are encoded together in the Ignavibacteria bacterium genome:
- a CDS encoding GDP-mannose 4,6-dehydratase, with amino-acid sequence MAKKALIVGISGQDGSYLSRLLIEEGFEVNGSSRDAEVTSFSGLKKLGIFDRVKLVSMSLTDFRSTMQVILDLKPDYIFNLAGQSSVGLSFMQPVETLESISLGTLNILEVIRFHRLNVKFYNASSSECFGNIKSEYADESTPFHPSSPYAVAKSAAYWQVSNYRSAYNLFACSGILFNHESPLRHERFVTKKIIKAACRIAKGSDEILKLGNISIVRDWGWAPDFVKAMFMILENEKPEDFVIATGKAISLEEFVKITFEQLNLDYKKYIEIDESLFRPDELMYIKGNPGKALKLLGWKPIFYVEDVIKNMIQYELNSSIV; translated from the coding sequence ATGGCGAAAAAGGCTTTAATAGTTGGAATATCAGGACAAGATGGTTCGTACCTTTCCAGACTTTTAATAGAGGAAGGATTTGAGGTTAACGGCTCTTCACGAGATGCAGAAGTTACTTCCTTTTCCGGATTAAAGAAGCTTGGAATATTTGACAGGGTTAAGCTGGTATCTATGTCACTTACTGATTTCAGAAGTACAATGCAGGTAATTTTGGACCTTAAGCCAGACTATATATTCAATTTAGCTGGACAGTCATCTGTCGGACTTTCGTTTATGCAGCCAGTTGAAACTTTAGAAAGTATTAGTCTCGGAACACTTAATATTCTTGAGGTAATAAGGTTTCATAGACTAAATGTAAAATTCTACAATGCAAGTTCAAGCGAATGTTTTGGAAATATTAAAAGCGAATATGCTGACGAATCGACTCCATTTCATCCCTCAAGTCCGTATGCAGTGGCAAAATCGGCTGCATACTGGCAGGTGTCAAATTATAGAAGTGCATACAATCTTTTCGCGTGTTCGGGTATTTTGTTCAATCATGAATCTCCTCTGAGGCATGAAAGATTCGTAACAAAGAAAATTATTAAAGCAGCTTGCAGAATAGCAAAGGGCTCGGATGAAATACTCAAACTCGGGAATATATCGATAGTTCGTGATTGGGGATGGGCACCGGATTTTGTTAAGGCAATGTTTATGATACTTGAAAATGAGAAGCCTGAGGATTTTGTGATTGCAACAGGCAAAGCAATTTCACTCGAAGAGTTTGTAAAAATTACTTTCGAACAGCTGAATCTGGATTATAAGAAGTACATTGAAATTGATGAAAGCTTATTCAGACCGGATGAATTAATGTACATCAAGGGCAATCCCGGTAAGGCTTTAAAATTACTCGGATGGAAGCCAATATTTTACGTAGAGGATGTAATAAAGAACATGATTCAATATGAACTAAATAGTAGTATAGTTTGA
- a CDS encoding VanZ family protein — MKFIKYHLPLILFLLLIFIMSSLPGETISSISFKFSDKILHAGAYFILYFLFHHSLSKQGKFEFIKENAFLFAFLFTVLYAASDEFHQMYNPTRNADVYDLVADAVGGLIAYFSARFIIFLKSRNVDNISA; from the coding sequence ATGAAGTTTATAAAATATCATCTGCCACTTATACTGTTCCTTCTGTTAATATTTATAATGTCTTCGCTACCCGGTGAAACAATTTCAAGTATATCCTTCAAATTCAGTGATAAGATTTTGCATGCGGGTGCATACTTTATCTTGTACTTCCTTTTTCATCACTCTTTAAGTAAGCAGGGGAAGTTCGAGTTCATAAAGGAAAATGCTTTTTTGTTTGCCTTCCTGTTTACTGTGCTGTATGCTGCCTCTGATGAGTTTCATCAAATGTACAATCCCACAAGGAATGCCGATGTATATGATTTAGTTGCCGATGCTGTAGGCGGACTCATTGCTTATTTTTCGGCAAGGTTCATTATTTTCTTAAAAAGCCGGAATGTAGATAACATATCAGCCTGA